The proteins below are encoded in one region of Peribacillus muralis:
- a CDS encoding DMT family transporter, protein MRPIILGICSAFFFAFTFVLNQAMELSGGSWIWSASLRYIFMVPFLLCIVLSRKNLLPLLRVMRERPGPWLLWSFVGFGLFYAPLCFASAYSPGWLIAGTWQITIISGALLAPLFFENVQTKEGLERQRGKISVRGLLMSMIILLGIILMQLEHTKHISMANLWLGVIPIIIASFAYPLGNRKMMEVSEGRLDAYQRVLGMTLASMPFWFLLSIYGFMTVGAPTKMQSFQSLLVALFSGVIATVLFFKATDMVRGNMQKLASVEATQSMEVLFALAGELLFLSLPFPSLLSWFGIFIVIIGMILHSYVSHKNEGSSRKRTVSA, encoded by the coding sequence TTGCGTCCAATTATATTAGGGATTTGTTCAGCTTTCTTTTTTGCCTTTACGTTCGTATTGAATCAGGCGATGGAATTGTCTGGCGGAAGTTGGATTTGGAGTGCTTCGCTGCGGTATATTTTCATGGTGCCTTTTCTATTGTGTATCGTTTTAAGCAGGAAAAACCTGCTTCCCCTTTTACGTGTGATGAGAGAACGGCCGGGGCCTTGGCTGCTTTGGAGTTTTGTAGGCTTTGGATTATTTTATGCTCCCTTATGCTTTGCATCCGCCTACTCACCAGGTTGGCTGATCGCCGGCACTTGGCAAATCACGATCATTTCCGGTGCTTTACTTGCTCCGCTCTTTTTTGAAAATGTTCAAACGAAAGAAGGCCTCGAAAGGCAAAGAGGGAAGATTTCCGTAAGAGGTCTCCTCATGTCGATGATCATCCTGCTCGGTATCATCCTGATGCAGCTGGAGCACACGAAGCATATTTCCATGGCTAACCTCTGGTTAGGTGTGATTCCCATCATCATCGCCTCCTTTGCATACCCTTTGGGGAATCGTAAGATGATGGAGGTTTCAGAAGGACGGCTGGATGCCTATCAACGAGTATTGGGCATGACTTTGGCAAGTATGCCATTTTGGTTCCTGCTTTCGATTTACGGTTTCATGACAGTAGGCGCCCCTACGAAGATGCAGAGCTTCCAATCCCTTTTGGTAGCTTTGTTTTCCGGAGTTATTGCTACCGTCCTTTTTTTCAAGGCGACCGATATGGTACGCGGAAATATGCAGAAATTAGCTTCCGTTGAAGCCACTCAATCGATGGAAGTGCTTTTTGCCCTAGCTGGTGAGTTACTATTCCTTTCTTTACCGTTTCCTTCCCTTTTATCTTGGTTCGGCATCTTCATCGTTATCATCGGAATGATCCTGCATAGCTATGTATCACATAAAAATGAAGGTTCATCGCGAAAACGGACAGTCAGTGCCTAA
- a CDS encoding DMT family transporter: MNINWIKVFIAAFFEVFWVIGLKHADGFWTWTGTVISIIISFYLMIMAGRKLPVGTVYAVFVGMGTAGTVLSEIIFFGESFRISKTLLIVLLLLGVIGLKVVTDDTVAKGDES; this comes from the coding sequence ATGAATATCAACTGGATTAAAGTATTCATTGCAGCTTTTTTTGAGGTTTTTTGGGTGATTGGCTTAAAACATGCAGATGGTTTTTGGACTTGGACCGGAACCGTCATTTCCATCATCATCAGTTTTTATTTGATGATCATGGCTGGACGGAAGCTTCCCGTCGGAACGGTTTATGCCGTATTTGTAGGGATGGGGACCGCCGGAACCGTTTTATCCGAAATCATCTTCTTTGGGGAATCATTCAGGATAAGCAAAACGCTATTGATCGTTCTATTATTATTAGGGGTAATCGGCCTCAAGGTAGTGACCGATGATACCGTTGCAAAAGGAGATGAATCATGA
- a CDS encoding DMT family transporter: protein MAWVSLILAGLCEMFGVAMINKLHKDRNWQSLTLLFIGFGASFLFLAYAMQTLPMGTAYAIWTGIGASGGAIIGMLLYGESKDWRRIVFIAMVLCAAVGLKLVS from the coding sequence ATGGCTTGGGTTTCTTTAATTTTAGCGGGTTTATGTGAGATGTTTGGTGTTGCGATGATCAATAAGCTGCATAAAGACCGTAATTGGCAATCCTTGACGCTGTTATTCATCGGATTCGGTGCAAGCTTCCTATTCCTTGCTTATGCGATGCAAACATTGCCGATGGGAACGGCCTATGCGATATGGACAGGAATCGGTGCATCAGGCGGAGCGATAATCGGGATGCTCCTTTATGGGGAATCGAAGGATTGGCGGAGGATCGTGTTTATTGCGATGGTTCTCTGTGCAGCTGTCGGCTTGAAACTCGTTTCCTAG
- a CDS encoding DEAD/DEAH box helicase codes for MNIKLNQKIIKDLCGTVSFKRGEAFQRTNKVTFESYRSDGCEAMVDGKETFHVSIAVDGAGGFKSTCTCPTLASFPRDCQHIAAVLLSVHDHQQHGTVPEGLNASANNRLSEGLLTLFNNQPVRKSGHQLHFENRQLLDAEFTLKPIRMGKRQYMLGMELKLDKVHVADIRNFLKRVQKGKAVLVSQSFLYDPELHCFQRETDAVLQQLIAVLADEKVYVDALMDKSEYNMDDHLLLLPPSSFARLIPILVIAPLVKLAHGGNTFHGLLISGERLPLRFDFNRGEVEGYRLDISGLNETIVMNAYKTVLFAGSLFQLESEDCQRLLELKQMLEDSGMNRIPIHHEQLDLFLDKVVPGLKRLGEVHIARSISERFLVTPLVAKLFLDRVNNRLLAGMEFHYEHNVINPLETQETGTASMLIRDVEKEKEILKLMGDGQFAKTDGGYFLHNEELEYEFLYHIVPKLQKLVQIYATTAIRNRISRGNAAPRIKVKIKKERTDWLEFKFEMDAIPDKQIREVLAALEEKRKYYRLRNGSLVSLETREFEEIQRFLKALPVQDQDLESSLNMPIVKGLQLLDSVNDSTTFTLEESFRNFLKNIKNPTELEFAVPKSLEPILRDYQKTGYKWMKILAEYGFGGILADDMGLGKTLQSIAFIVSELPEIRKKKLPALIVCPSSLTYNWQAEFAKFAPDIKAVIVDGHKQERTSLLQAAMDMDVVITSYPLLRKDILWFEKRDFHTVFFDEAQAFKNPGTQTARSAKKIKALHRFALTGTPIENSMEELWSLFHVVFPELFMGLKEYSNLSRKKISRRIQPFMLRRMKEDVLGELPEKIESLESMELLPDQKKLYGAYLAKLKHDTLKHLDKDTFRKNRIRILAGLTRLRQICCHPALFVDGYEGSSAKYEQLMQIIEESKLSGRRVLIFSQFTKMLHMIGRDLAKQGQDYFYLDGQTPSKERVDVCQRFNSGERDLFLISLKAGGTGLNLTGADTVILYDLWWNPAVEEQAADRAHRMGQENVVQVIKLVARGTIEEKMNELQEKKRHMIEEIIDPGEMSSSALTEEDIKEILMI; via the coding sequence TTGAATATCAAATTGAATCAAAAAATCATCAAAGACCTGTGTGGGACAGTCTCCTTCAAAAGAGGGGAGGCCTTCCAGCGCACCAATAAAGTGACATTTGAAAGCTACCGTTCCGATGGCTGTGAAGCCATGGTCGATGGAAAAGAAACCTTTCATGTTTCAATTGCAGTGGATGGTGCAGGCGGCTTTAAATCGACATGCACTTGCCCTACACTCGCTTCCTTCCCAAGAGATTGTCAGCATATTGCCGCCGTACTGCTGTCAGTTCATGATCATCAGCAGCATGGGACAGTTCCTGAGGGATTAAATGCTTCAGCCAATAATAGATTGTCCGAGGGGCTGCTGACCCTTTTCAATAATCAGCCTGTACGAAAAAGCGGGCATCAGCTTCACTTCGAAAATCGACAGTTGCTTGATGCCGAATTTACGCTGAAGCCGATACGGATGGGCAAGAGGCAATATATGCTCGGAATGGAGCTGAAGCTCGATAAGGTTCATGTAGCCGATATCCGGAATTTCCTGAAGCGCGTCCAAAAAGGAAAGGCGGTCCTTGTGTCGCAATCCTTTCTGTATGACCCAGAGCTCCATTGTTTTCAGCGTGAAACGGATGCAGTGCTTCAGCAGCTCATTGCCGTGCTAGCGGATGAAAAAGTTTATGTGGACGCCCTTATGGACAAATCCGAATACAATATGGATGATCATTTGTTACTTCTGCCGCCATCCTCCTTTGCGAGGCTTATCCCGATCCTGGTCATTGCGCCATTGGTGAAGCTCGCTCATGGCGGCAATACGTTTCATGGTCTGCTGATATCCGGTGAACGGCTTCCTTTGCGGTTCGACTTTAACCGAGGCGAGGTTGAAGGATATCGACTGGATATTAGCGGGCTGAATGAGACGATCGTCATGAATGCCTACAAAACGGTCCTTTTTGCGGGCAGCCTTTTTCAGCTTGAAAGCGAGGATTGTCAACGTCTTTTGGAATTGAAGCAAATGCTTGAAGATTCAGGCATGAATCGAATTCCCATCCATCATGAGCAACTGGACTTATTCCTCGATAAGGTGGTGCCAGGCTTGAAAAGGCTCGGAGAAGTCCATATAGCAAGGTCCATCAGTGAACGATTTTTGGTGACTCCGCTTGTCGCAAAGCTATTTTTGGATCGAGTGAATAACAGGCTGCTTGCCGGAATGGAATTCCATTATGAACATAACGTGATCAATCCTCTAGAAACTCAGGAAACAGGAACAGCTTCAATGCTCATTAGAGATGTGGAAAAGGAGAAGGAGATCTTAAAGCTTATGGGGGATGGCCAATTCGCCAAAACGGACGGTGGCTATTTCTTGCATAATGAAGAGTTGGAGTACGAGTTCTTATACCATATCGTTCCGAAGCTGCAAAAGTTGGTCCAAATCTATGCAACGACAGCCATAAGAAACCGAATATCGCGGGGGAATGCGGCACCGCGAATAAAGGTGAAAATCAAGAAGGAACGGACGGATTGGCTGGAATTCAAATTTGAAATGGACGCGATCCCCGATAAACAAATACGTGAGGTGTTGGCAGCGCTTGAAGAAAAGCGGAAGTATTACCGTTTAAGGAATGGGTCGCTGGTTTCCCTCGAAACAAGGGAGTTCGAGGAGATCCAACGGTTTCTTAAGGCACTTCCCGTCCAGGATCAAGATCTGGAAAGCAGTCTGAACATGCCGATTGTAAAAGGGCTTCAGCTGCTGGATTCCGTGAATGACAGCACCACATTCACGCTGGAGGAATCATTCCGCAACTTCCTGAAAAACATCAAGAATCCGACTGAATTGGAGTTCGCAGTGCCAAAGAGCTTGGAGCCGATATTGCGTGATTATCAAAAAACCGGCTATAAATGGATGAAAATACTTGCCGAATACGGATTTGGAGGAATTCTTGCAGATGATATGGGACTGGGAAAAACCTTGCAAAGTATCGCCTTCATCGTTTCGGAGTTACCCGAAATCCGTAAGAAAAAGCTCCCGGCCCTCATTGTCTGCCCCTCATCCTTAACCTATAATTGGCAGGCGGAATTCGCAAAATTCGCTCCGGATATAAAAGCTGTCATCGTAGACGGCCACAAGCAGGAGCGGACAAGTCTCTTGCAGGCAGCGATGGACATGGATGTCGTGATCACCTCGTATCCGCTGCTGCGGAAGGATATCTTATGGTTTGAAAAACGCGACTTCCATACGGTGTTCTTTGATGAAGCACAGGCGTTCAAAAATCCCGGGACACAGACGGCACGATCGGCCAAGAAAATAAAGGCGTTACATCGCTTCGCCTTGACGGGCACACCAATCGAGAATTCAATGGAAGAGCTCTGGTCACTATTCCATGTCGTATTTCCCGAGCTATTCATGGGGTTAAAGGAGTATAGCAACCTCTCAAGGAAGAAGATTTCCCGGAGGATCCAGCCATTTATGCTGCGGAGGATGAAAGAGGACGTACTTGGGGAGCTTCCGGAAAAAATCGAATCGCTCGAGTCAATGGAGCTGCTTCCCGATCAAAAGAAACTATACGGTGCATATTTGGCGAAGCTGAAACATGATACGCTCAAGCATCTCGACAAGGATACCTTCCGCAAAAACCGGATCAGGATTCTCGCTGGCTTGACCAGGCTGAGACAGATTTGCTGTCACCCCGCCTTGTTTGTGGACGGGTATGAAGGCAGCTCAGCGAAGTATGAACAGCTGATGCAAATCATTGAGGAATCGAAGCTTTCCGGAAGACGGGTGCTGATTTTCTCGCAATTTACCAAGATGCTTCACATGATCGGCAGGGATTTAGCTAAGCAGGGACAAGACTATTTTTATTTGGATGGGCAAACACCATCAAAGGAACGTGTAGATGTCTGCCAACGATTTAACTCGGGAGAACGGGATCTATTCCTCATCTCTTTGAAAGCAGGGGGTACAGGGCTCAATTTGACCGGTGCCGATACGGTCATTCTTTATGACCTTTGGTGGAATCCGGCCGTTGAGGAACAGGCTGCCGACAGGGCCCACCGAATGGGACAGGAAAACGTGGTCCAGGTCATCAAACTCGTTGCCCGGGGCACCATCGAAGAAAAAATGAATGAGCTACAAGAGAAGAAGAGACATATGATCGAGGAAATCATCGACCCTGGGGAGATGTCATCCTCCGCACTTACAGAAGAGGATATTAAGGAAATCTTGATGATATAG
- a CDS encoding GerAB/ArcD/ProY family transporter yields the protein MEKAKISGYQLFVLIFLFEMGSALLVPLAGEAKQGAWLVILMATIGGILLFFVYYALFRYYPDQLLTEFVRSILGNFLGRIVAFLYILYFMYLAARVLRDFGETLLTFAYPHVPIFFANAAFIIVVIYTVRKGVEVLARTGELFFVLENLLFMTFILLIIVSGMIHMNNLKPVFEIGVLEMGKMAFTKTIFFPFGELIVFLMIFPYLNEPQRLKKIGVAGLAASGIFLSFTMAMNIAVLGVDLTLRSQYPLLTLIQSIEVAGFLERLDVYFLLKLMIGGFIKITVFTYVAVIGTANVFNVKQASRLAYPVGIVILLVSVVIASSYSEHIHEGLGAVPMYIHLPFQIIIPLLLLMIAFFKNRKKTNKHQRQNTELKGGVEER from the coding sequence ATGGAAAAGGCAAAAATCAGCGGCTACCAGCTTTTTGTCCTCATTTTCTTGTTTGAAATGGGCAGTGCACTTTTGGTTCCTCTTGCAGGTGAAGCCAAACAGGGTGCCTGGCTGGTCATTCTCATGGCGACGATTGGCGGCATTTTATTGTTTTTCGTTTATTATGCCCTCTTTCGCTACTACCCAGATCAGCTCTTGACTGAATTTGTAAGGAGTATATTGGGCAATTTTTTGGGCAGGATCGTGGCTTTCCTATATATTTTATATTTTATGTACCTTGCAGCAAGGGTTTTGCGGGATTTCGGCGAGACACTGCTTACCTTTGCCTATCCACACGTTCCGATATTTTTTGCCAATGCAGCCTTCATTATTGTTGTGATATATACGGTCCGTAAAGGGGTGGAGGTACTGGCAAGGACGGGGGAACTATTCTTTGTGCTGGAGAATTTACTTTTCATGACTTTCATTCTTCTTATAATCGTTTCAGGTATGATTCATATGAACAACCTGAAACCCGTCTTTGAAATCGGTGTTCTCGAAATGGGCAAGATGGCCTTCACGAAAACGATTTTCTTTCCTTTTGGAGAGCTGATTGTCTTTTTAATGATTTTCCCTTATTTGAACGAGCCTCAGAGACTGAAGAAAATTGGTGTCGCTGGTTTGGCAGCAAGCGGGATTTTCCTTTCTTTCACTATGGCAATGAATATTGCGGTGCTTGGAGTGGACCTGACTTTACGCTCCCAATATCCGCTGCTGACCCTCATTCAATCAATCGAGGTCGCTGGCTTTTTGGAACGGCTTGATGTTTATTTTTTGTTGAAGCTAATGATTGGCGGGTTCATCAAAATAACCGTTTTCACCTATGTAGCGGTAATCGGCACGGCCAATGTGTTCAATGTGAAGCAAGCATCAAGACTTGCCTATCCGGTCGGCATCGTCATTTTGCTCGTATCGGTCGTGATAGCAAGCAGCTATTCGGAGCATATCCATGAAGGGCTAGGCGCCGTACCGATGTATATCCACCTCCCATTCCAGATCATCATTCCGCTGCTTCTTTTAATGATTGCTTTTTTCAAGAACCGGAAAAAAACGAACAAGCACCAGCGACAAAATACGGAACTGAAAGGTGGAGTTGAAGAAAGATGA
- a CDS encoding Ger(x)C family spore germination protein, producing the protein MEMNRKRLVLLLMLMGTAFTSGCWDKTELNEMSIVSAVGIDKNNDGKLVGTFQIINPVNVAGSLQGGGGTNPPISIYRATGDNVLELDSNASTKISRDMYFAHANLIVIGEEVAKEMGINSILDAFERSPEFRATTRIVIARGVKAKDIVETLTAIDKVSAEKVIKTIESTEKQQGGSINVNLQEVIKNLVSSGKEPLISGFTVRGNTGKENKMENTQSSSIAANPNAVGIGVFKDGKLVDWLDGNQAIGTMWVMDRIVNTNVNINWGGKKGAVTYQVLRQKTNIKPRMKNGKPKMYITVRAEGDIREVNVPLDLASPHELIDIEKMLAKDLKKEMENAIAIAQKNKSDIFGFGEIIHESHPKYWKKHEEDWDDATFPKLEAEIQVETFIRRTGLRNKPYLSDIKKGDQ; encoded by the coding sequence ATGGAAATGAATCGTAAACGGCTCGTTCTGCTATTGATGCTGATGGGTACGGCCTTCACCTCCGGCTGTTGGGACAAAACCGAATTGAACGAAATGTCGATCGTTTCTGCCGTTGGAATCGATAAAAATAATGATGGCAAGCTGGTTGGAACGTTTCAAATCATTAATCCGGTCAATGTGGCGGGTTCGCTCCAGGGCGGAGGGGGAACCAATCCCCCCATCTCCATTTACCGGGCCACTGGAGATAATGTGCTTGAGCTGGATAGCAACGCTTCAACCAAGATTTCCCGTGATATGTATTTTGCTCATGCGAATCTTATCGTCATAGGTGAGGAGGTTGCAAAAGAAATGGGGATTAACTCCATCCTGGATGCGTTTGAGCGCTCCCCGGAATTCAGGGCCACTACGAGGATCGTCATTGCCCGGGGTGTAAAAGCAAAGGATATCGTCGAAACACTGACGGCGATTGATAAAGTATCGGCTGAAAAAGTCATCAAAACGATTGAATCGACGGAAAAGCAGCAGGGTGGAAGCATTAACGTCAACCTTCAAGAGGTGATCAAGAATCTCGTCAGCTCCGGAAAAGAGCCATTAATCAGTGGCTTTACAGTGAGGGGAAATACCGGTAAAGAAAATAAAATGGAGAATACCCAATCTTCCAGTATAGCGGCCAATCCAAATGCCGTTGGAATAGGCGTTTTTAAAGATGGCAAATTAGTGGACTGGCTGGATGGTAATCAAGCAATAGGAACAATGTGGGTCATGGATAGGATTGTCAATACGAATGTTAACATCAATTGGGGAGGAAAAAAAGGGGCAGTCACCTATCAGGTGCTTCGCCAAAAAACCAACATCAAGCCAAGAATGAAAAATGGCAAACCCAAAATGTATATTACGGTCCGAGCGGAAGGAGATATTCGCGAGGTGAATGTTCCTCTTGATCTTGCCAGTCCGCATGAGCTGATAGACATTGAAAAGATGCTAGCAAAGGATCTGAAGAAGGAGATGGAGAATGCGATCGCCATAGCCCAAAAAAATAAATCTGACATTTTTGGCTTTGGGGAAATTATTCACGAGTCTCACCCTAAATATTGGAAAAAACATGAAGAGGATTGGGATGATGCGACTTTTCCCAAGTTGGAAGCGGAGATACAGGTAGAGACCTTCATCCGTCGCACAGGACTGCGGAATAAACCGTATCTATCGGACATTAAAAAGGGCGATCAATAA
- a CDS encoding spore germination protein produces the protein MVSFFKQKRQGKQETKKEEEKRSKTTDYIESSLSANMEIVKQRTGNSPDIIIRTLKISKNPEMKTTIVYVQGLIDNPSVTDFLIESMMKNPHLSEKILPQEALEVISEDVVSLGGVANVNDWEKLFLALLSGDSIIFVDGIGTALVASTKGGERRSIQEPSTHLTVRGSREGFTESIETNISMLRRIINTPDLWIESMKIGTVTKTDVSIMYINGIVKKGIVTEVKKRLKRINIDSILESGYIEQLIEDQVMTPFPTMNHTERPDMVAGNLLEGRVAIFVNGTPFVLVAPALFVQFFQSVEDYYNRFDIASATRFLRIIVFIISIVGPALYVAATTFHQEMIPTKLLVIVAAQRETVPLPAVIEALLMEITFEILREASLRMPKAVGGTMSIVGALVIGQAAVQAGIVSPAMVIIVSITAIASFATPSYSIAISARLVRFAFIICAGVLGLYGMILAFIILIVHLCSLRSFGVPYMSPLAPLNPQGLGDTFFRRPMWAFKERPKLISSKGNLKREGDNQRPLPPESRGMKTSDEGSGDGNES, from the coding sequence ATGGTTTCTTTTTTCAAACAAAAAAGACAAGGTAAGCAGGAGACGAAAAAGGAAGAGGAAAAACGATCGAAAACGACTGATTATATAGAAAGCTCCCTTTCTGCCAATATGGAAATCGTGAAGCAAAGAACGGGAAACAGTCCGGATATCATTATCAGGACGTTAAAAATCAGCAAAAACCCTGAAATGAAAACGACCATCGTGTATGTCCAGGGTCTGATCGATAATCCCAGCGTTACGGATTTTTTAATTGAATCGATGATGAAGAACCCTCATCTGTCGGAGAAAATACTTCCGCAAGAAGCGTTGGAAGTAATCTCGGAAGACGTGGTTTCCCTCGGTGGTGTAGCCAACGTCAACGACTGGGAAAAATTATTTTTGGCATTATTGTCAGGCGATAGCATCATTTTTGTTGATGGGATAGGCACAGCGCTGGTTGCCAGTACAAAAGGGGGGGAACGGCGCTCCATTCAAGAGCCAAGCACCCATCTGACCGTCAGGGGATCGCGGGAGGGCTTTACTGAATCGATCGAAACGAACATCTCCATGCTGCGCCGCATCATCAACACTCCCGACCTATGGATCGAATCGATGAAAATAGGGACGGTGACAAAAACGGATGTTTCGATCATGTACATAAACGGGATTGTAAAAAAGGGAATCGTCACAGAGGTCAAGAAACGCTTAAAGCGGATCAATATCGATAGCATTCTTGAATCGGGATATATCGAACAATTGATAGAAGACCAGGTCATGACTCCCTTCCCCACCATGAATCATACGGAAAGACCGGATATGGTCGCTGGTAATCTCCTGGAAGGCAGAGTTGCGATCTTCGTTAATGGTACCCCTTTCGTCCTCGTGGCACCTGCTTTGTTCGTCCAGTTTTTCCAGTCTGTCGAAGACTACTATAATCGCTTTGATATTGCATCGGCCACCCGTTTCTTGCGGATTATCGTTTTTATCATTTCAATCGTGGGACCTGCCCTCTATGTGGCGGCAACGACCTTCCATCAGGAAATGATTCCGACGAAATTGCTGGTCATCGTTGCGGCGCAAAGGGAAACGGTGCCATTGCCTGCCGTCATTGAAGCCCTTCTCATGGAGATTACCTTTGAAATCCTGAGGGAGGCAAGCCTTCGGATGCCAAAGGCCGTTGGCGGGACGATGTCCATTGTCGGTGCGCTGGTCATTGGGCAGGCGGCAGTACAGGCCGGCATCGTTTCTCCGGCCATGGTCATCATCGTCTCGATTACGGCGATTGCAAGCTTTGCGACACCTTCTTATTCTATTGCCATTTCAGCCCGCTTAGTCCGTTTTGCCTTTATCATTTGTGCTGGCGTATTGGGTCTTTATGGCATGATCTTAGCCTTTATCATCCTCATCGTCCATTTATGCAGCCTGCGTTCGTTCGGTGTCCCTTATATGTCACCGCTTGCACCGCTGAACCCGCAAGGATTGGGAGACACCTTCTTCAGAAGACCGATGTGGGCGTTCAAGGAAAGGCCCAAATTAATAAGCTCGAAAGGAAACTTGAAACGGGAAGGCGATAATCAAAGACCATTGCCTCCTGAATCGCGTGGAATGAAAACATCTGACGAGGGGAGTGGGGATGGAAATGAATCGTAA
- a CDS encoding DedA family protein gives MENWITQFMNDFGYIGIFLLIALENIFPPIPSEVILTFGGFMTTTANMTILGVVIASTFGSVAGAVILYWIGSILDVKIIERFVERWGHIFRLTVSDVHKANAWFDKYGAWTVFFCRLVPLIRSLISLPAGMSHMNFWLFLLYTTSGTLIWNILLVNIGAAVGSSWEDIVGYMDIYSNIVYAILALLFILFIVLIFRRNKGNVK, from the coding sequence ATGGAAAACTGGATTACGCAATTCATGAATGATTTTGGTTATATCGGTATCTTTCTCTTAATAGCACTGGAAAATATTTTCCCGCCCATCCCATCGGAGGTCATCCTGACTTTTGGCGGTTTCATGACAACGACGGCGAATATGACGATCCTTGGCGTCGTGATTGCGTCGACCTTTGGATCAGTGGCGGGGGCAGTCATCCTTTATTGGATCGGTTCCATTCTTGATGTGAAAATCATTGAAAGATTCGTCGAAAGGTGGGGGCACATTTTCCGGTTAACGGTATCTGATGTCCATAAAGCGAACGCTTGGTTTGATAAGTACGGTGCCTGGACCGTGTTCTTCTGCAGGCTCGTTCCGTTGATCAGGAGCTTGATCTCGCTCCCAGCTGGGATGTCGCACATGAACTTTTGGCTGTTCCTGTTATATACAACATCAGGAACGTTGATTTGGAACATCCTTTTAGTGAATATCGGGGCGGCAGTCGGATCTTCTTGGGAAGACATCGTAGGGTATATGGATATTTATTCAAACATCGTGTATGCGATATTGGCGTTGCTATTCATTCTTTTCATTGTCTTGATTTTCAGGAGAAATAAAGGCAATGTGAAATAA
- a CDS encoding phosphatase PAP2 family protein — MMKLKLQLMIAFIVSVFALIGFSFMAFAVSANDYLKFDSEVISVVQGWESPILTGIMKFFTYIGSTGSIIILSLFILIFLYKVLKHRLELVLFIAVMAGSPLLNAVVKLCFQRTRPDLHRLIEIGGYSFPSGHAMNAMSLYGILTFLLWRHIKVKWGRMLLIVMSTLMILTIGISRIYLGVHYPSDIIAGYLAGGFWIAMSIWFFQRYQDRRQDKSG, encoded by the coding sequence ATGATGAAATTAAAGCTGCAATTAATGATTGCCTTTATAGTGAGTGTGTTTGCCTTAATCGGATTTAGCTTCATGGCTTTTGCCGTTAGTGCCAATGATTATTTGAAATTTGACAGTGAGGTCATTTCCGTTGTGCAGGGGTGGGAGTCGCCGATACTGACAGGAATCATGAAGTTCTTTACATATATAGGATCCACTGGTTCCATTATCATCCTATCCTTGTTCATTTTGATTTTTTTATACAAGGTATTGAAGCATCGTTTGGAGTTAGTCTTGTTCATTGCCGTCATGGCTGGATCTCCTCTCCTCAATGCAGTGGTCAAGCTTTGCTTTCAAAGGACAAGGCCCGATTTACATCGTCTCATCGAAATAGGTGGCTATAGCTTCCCGAGTGGACATGCAATGAATGCCATGTCGTTATACGGAATTCTCACCTTTTTGCTGTGGCGGCACATTAAGGTTAAGTGGGGGAGGATGCTCCTGATTGTGATGAGCACATTGATGATCCTCACAATCGGAATAAGTCGCATTTACTTGGGAGTCCATTATCCTAGTGATATAATAGCGGGTTATTTGGCAGGCGGTTTTTGGATTGCGATGTCGATTTGGTTCTTCCAAAGATATCAGGACCGCCGGCAGGATAAAAGTGGCTGA